A stretch of the Halorussus lipolyticus genome encodes the following:
- a CDS encoding phosphoribosyltransferase, translating into MFQNRTDAGRQLADLLDDHDVAADVVLAIPRGGLPVARPVADALGAPLDVIVASKMGAPDNPELALGAVASDGSMWRNDDLINRLGVDDEYVERERQSEAESARAKLERYRGTDHPPDVDGKRVVVVDDGLATGATTTAALRQVRAAGASRVVLAVPVGSPDSVERLQSEADEVVVLETPPHFSAVGQFYESFEQVSDDEAVAYLDQ; encoded by the coding sequence ATGTTCCAGAACCGAACCGACGCGGGACGACAGTTGGCCGACCTCCTCGACGACCACGACGTAGCGGCCGACGTGGTACTGGCGATACCCCGAGGAGGACTCCCAGTCGCGCGCCCCGTCGCGGACGCGCTCGGTGCGCCGCTGGATGTCATCGTGGCGTCGAAGATGGGCGCGCCGGACAACCCCGAACTCGCCCTTGGCGCGGTGGCCAGCGACGGGTCGATGTGGCGCAACGACGACCTCATCAATCGCCTCGGCGTGGACGACGAGTACGTCGAGCGAGAGCGCCAATCGGAGGCCGAGTCCGCGCGCGCGAAACTCGAACGCTATCGCGGGACCGACCACCCGCCCGACGTGGACGGCAAGCGCGTGGTGGTCGTGGACGACGGCCTCGCCACGGGGGCGACGACCACCGCGGCGCTCCGGCAGGTCCGGGCGGCCGGCGCGAGTCGGGTCGTCCTCGCCGTGCCGGTCGGGTCGCCCGATTCCGTCGAGCGCCTCCAGTCCGAGGCGGACGAGGTGGTCGTCCTCGAAACGCCGCCGCACTTCAGCGCCGTCGGCCAGTTCTACGAGTCGTTCGAGCAGGTGTCCGACGACGAGGCCGTGGCGTATCTCGACCAGTAA
- a CDS encoding VIT1/CCC1 transporter family protein — translation MISLRRLLGLLGDEEVQSISRRYFISNGFDGTLTSIGVVVGAVLSGVPDGITVVKIGVGAAVGLGTSGVWSVWEIERAETKAEIRRTERAMLTDLDDTRFERRQQGARTVHAIASGTGPLIGILLPLVPFLFEGALLTLPQAAAIAVALGVGLLSSFGAYMGSMSGQRWYVAAFRMGLAGVVVALINIFLPG, via the coding sequence GTGATTTCGCTTCGCCGCCTCCTCGGCCTGCTGGGCGACGAGGAGGTCCAGTCCATCTCGCGGCGGTACTTCATCTCCAACGGGTTCGACGGGACCCTGACCAGCATCGGCGTCGTGGTCGGCGCGGTCCTCTCGGGGGTGCCCGACGGCATCACGGTGGTCAAAATCGGCGTCGGCGCGGCGGTCGGTCTGGGGACCTCGGGCGTCTGGAGCGTCTGGGAAATCGAGCGCGCCGAGACCAAGGCCGAGATTCGCCGGACCGAGCGCGCGATGCTCACCGACTTGGACGACACCCGATTCGAGCGCAGACAGCAGGGTGCCCGGACGGTCCACGCGATAGCGAGCGGGACCGGCCCGCTCATCGGGATTCTCCTCCCGCTGGTTCCGTTCCTGTTCGAGGGCGCGCTACTGACGCTCCCACAGGCCGCCGCGATTGCGGTCGCTCTCGGGGTGGGTCTGTTGTCCTCGTTCGGGGCCTACATGGGGTCGATGTCGGGCCAGCGGTGGTACGTCGCCGCCTTCCGGATGGGACTGGCGGGGGTAGTCGTCGCGCTCATCAACATTTTTCTGCCGGGGTAG
- a CDS encoding DUF7576 family protein, producing MPELYGEFEGEADAQFVACVVCGTTLDLFESHPMFRDEDVSEVGEVVARTYHFCSDDCLQQWRRGRDSGE from the coding sequence ATGCCCGAACTGTACGGCGAGTTCGAAGGCGAGGCCGACGCCCAGTTCGTCGCGTGCGTCGTCTGCGGGACGACCCTCGACCTGTTCGAGTCACATCCGATGTTCCGCGACGAGGACGTTTCGGAGGTCGGCGAGGTAGTCGCCCGGACCTACCACTTCTGTAGCGACGACTGTCTCCAGCAGTGGCGGCGCGGGCGGGATTCCGGCGAGTGA
- a CDS encoding universal stress protein — MYDSILVPIDGSQQADNALDHALGLADTYDAEIHLLFVVSVASVPNEIDAGPVEDKLDRYGEGVTSSAAERAGEAGVEARTEVVPGTPHRAILDYAGDREVDLVVMGTHGRTGIDRYLLGSVTEKVVRLADAPVLTVHAEDDSEPGA; from the coding sequence ATGTACGACAGTATCCTCGTCCCCATCGACGGAAGCCAGCAGGCCGACAACGCTCTCGACCACGCGCTCGGTCTCGCCGACACCTACGACGCCGAAATCCACCTGCTGTTCGTCGTCAGCGTGGCGTCGGTCCCGAACGAAATCGACGCTGGGCCGGTCGAGGACAAACTCGACCGCTACGGCGAGGGCGTGACCTCCTCGGCCGCCGAGCGCGCCGGGGAGGCCGGCGTCGAGGCCCGAACCGAAGTCGTCCCCGGTACTCCGCATCGGGCCATCCTCGACTACGCCGGCGACCGGGAGGTCGACCTCGTGGTGATGGGCACCCACGGCCGGACCGGCATCGACCGCTACCTGCTGGGGAGCGTCACCGAAAAAGTCGTCCGACTCGCCGACGCGCCGGTCCTCACGGTCCACGCGGAAGACGACTCGGAACCCGGAGCGTGA
- a CDS encoding DUF7542 family protein: MASKRATVTCPDCDLHEEFRKLASARERIEDHRTETGHEAVWDLGRLSEGVERAGDEAGVCGREGCGDRESPLFRDDL, encoded by the coding sequence ATGGCGAGCAAGCGCGCGACCGTCACCTGTCCCGACTGCGACCTCCACGAGGAGTTCCGAAAACTCGCGTCAGCCCGCGAGCGAATCGAGGACCACCGGACCGAAACCGGCCACGAGGCCGTCTGGGACCTCGGGCGACTCTCGGAGGGCGTGGAACGGGCCGGGGACGAGGCCGGCGTCTGCGGTCGAGAGGGATGCGGAGACAGGGAGTCGCCGCTGTTCCGGGACGATTTATAA
- a CDS encoding DUF2267 domain-containing protein gives MKYDDFMGQVQNRLELPDTGRTVRATRAVLQTLAERLQAGEAEDLASPLPMEVDYYLLSADSGQRFDYDEYLNRVSERANVERSDAAYYGKVVVGLVSELVPAGEIEQVRAQLPDDYDTLFDLIDAEEVEE, from the coding sequence ATGAAGTACGACGACTTCATGGGCCAAGTCCAGAATCGACTCGAACTGCCCGATACCGGTCGGACCGTCCGGGCGACCCGCGCCGTCCTCCAGACGCTGGCCGAGCGATTACAGGCGGGCGAGGCCGAGGACCTCGCCTCGCCCCTCCCGATGGAAGTGGACTACTACCTCCTGTCCGCCGACTCGGGCCAGCGGTTCGACTACGACGAGTACCTGAATCGTGTCTCCGAGCGGGCGAACGTCGAGCGGTCCGACGCCGCCTACTACGGGAAAGTCGTGGTGGGCCTCGTGAGCGAACTCGTCCCGGCGGGCGAAATCGAGCAGGTCCGGGCACAACTCCCCGACGACTACGACACCCTGTTCGACCTCATCGACGCCGAGGAGGTAGAGGAGTAA
- a CDS encoding fumarylacetoacetate hydrolase family protein, with protein sequence MRKVRFRDPAGSTRTGEWTDEGIEAAGEIYHEDDVTVLPPADPTKIVCVGRNYLKHAEERDEEVPDRPLLFLKPPNTLSAHGDTVALPAGKEQVEHEAELAVVIGEQARNVSADEAMDYVAGFTCMNDVSNRDDQDREQNWVRGKAFDNSAPLGPVVATPDEVPDDASVELRVNGETRQSSSREKFIWTVPELIEEITTYLTLEPGDVVSTGTPEGVAPLEDGDEVAVEVEGVGVLRHGVREN encoded by the coding sequence ATGCGCAAAGTCAGATTCCGCGACCCGGCCGGAAGCACCCGGACCGGCGAGTGGACCGACGAGGGTATCGAGGCCGCCGGCGAAATTTACCACGAGGACGACGTGACTGTCCTCCCACCGGCCGACCCGACCAAAATCGTCTGCGTCGGTCGCAACTATCTCAAACACGCCGAGGAGCGCGACGAGGAGGTTCCCGACCGACCGCTCCTCTTTCTCAAGCCGCCAAACACCCTCTCGGCCCACGGCGACACCGTGGCCCTCCCCGCGGGCAAAGAGCAGGTCGAACACGAGGCCGAGTTGGCGGTCGTCATCGGCGAGCAGGCCCGCAACGTCTCGGCGGACGAGGCCATGGACTACGTGGCCGGGTTCACCTGCATGAACGACGTTTCGAACCGCGACGACCAAGACCGCGAGCAGAACTGGGTCCGGGGCAAGGCCTTCGACAACTCCGCGCCCCTCGGCCCGGTGGTGGCCACGCCCGACGAGGTTCCGGACGACGCCAGCGTCGAACTGCGCGTGAACGGCGAGACGAGGCAGTCGTCCTCGCGCGAGAAGTTCATCTGGACTGTCCCGGAACTCATAGAGGAGATTACGACCTACCTCACGCTCGAACCCGGCGACGTGGTTTCGACCGGAACGCCGGAGGGGGTCGCACCCCTCGAAGACGGCGACGAGGTAGCGGTCGAAGTCGAGGGCGTCGGCGTGCTTCGCCACGGCGTGCGCGAGAACTGA
- a CDS encoding KTSC domain-containing protein: protein MKAITVGDQRIECDELEEGRHGLVLYQDDRIVGYVPYDRLECVAQTRSPVASSSIRSIGYDDEADELEIEFQSGGVYRYAGVSQETYEEFLSARSHGTYFHENVRGQYDYHRIR from the coding sequence ATGAAAGCCATCACGGTCGGCGACCAGCGAATCGAGTGCGACGAACTCGAGGAGGGCAGACACGGACTGGTCCTCTATCAGGACGACCGAATCGTCGGCTACGTCCCCTACGACCGACTGGAGTGCGTCGCCCAGACCAGAAGTCCGGTCGCGTCGAGTTCCATCCGGTCCATCGGCTACGACGACGAGGCCGACGAACTCGAAATCGAGTTCCAGAGCGGCGGCGTCTACCGGTACGCCGGCGTCTCGCAGGAGACCTACGAGGAGTTCCTGAGCGCACGCTCCCACGGCACCTACTTCCACGAGAACGTTCGCGGACAGTACGACTACCACCGAATTCGGTGA
- a CDS encoding transcription initiation factor IIB: MTSTRIQSYDEQNGVTESERTDQPETEETARETEDQQVCPECGGDLATHDNETVCAECGLVVEEDNVDRGPEWRAFDSKEKDQKSRVGAPTTKMMHDKGLSTNIGWQDKDAYGNSLGSKQRQKMQRLRKWNERFRTRDSKERNLKQALGEIDRMGSALGLPEEVRETASVIYRRALDEDLLPGRSIEGVATAAVYAAARQTGTPRSIDEVANVSRIEEMEFKRTYRYIVRELNLQIQPADPEDYVARFASELGISDEAERRARELLRNAKRQGIHSGKSPVGLAAAAVYAGPLLTNEKVTQAEVSDVAQVSEVTIRNRYHELLEASESGAVPA, from the coding sequence ATGACGAGTACACGCATCCAGAGCTACGACGAACAGAACGGTGTAACCGAGTCCGAGCGAACCGACCAGCCCGAAACCGAGGAGACCGCCCGCGAGACCGAGGACCAGCAGGTCTGTCCCGAGTGCGGCGGCGACCTCGCCACCCACGACAACGAGACGGTCTGTGCGGAGTGCGGTCTCGTGGTCGAGGAGGACAACGTGGACCGCGGGCCGGAGTGGCGCGCGTTCGACTCGAAGGAGAAGGACCAGAAGTCCCGCGTCGGTGCCCCGACGACCAAGATGATGCACGACAAGGGCCTCTCGACTAACATCGGATGGCAGGACAAGGACGCCTACGGCAACTCGCTCGGGAGCAAACAGCGCCAGAAGATGCAGAGGCTCCGCAAGTGGAACGAGCGGTTCCGCACCCGCGACTCCAAGGAGCGAAACCTCAAGCAGGCCCTCGGCGAAATCGACCGCATGGGGAGCGCGCTCGGCCTCCCCGAGGAGGTCCGCGAGACGGCTTCGGTCATCTACCGCAGGGCGCTGGACGAGGACCTCCTGCCGGGCCGGTCCATCGAGGGCGTCGCCACCGCCGCGGTGTACGCCGCCGCGCGCCAGACCGGAACGCCCCGGTCCATCGACGAGGTGGCCAACGTCAGCCGAATCGAGGAAATGGAGTTCAAGCGGACCTACCGCTACATCGTCCGCGAGTTGAACCTCCAGATTCAGCCCGCAGACCCCGAGGACTACGTGGCGCGGTTCGCCAGCGAACTCGGCATCTCGGACGAGGCCGAGCGCCGGGCGCGGGAACTCCTCCGGAACGCCAAGCGCCAAGGCATCCACAGCGGCAAGTCGCCGGTCGGACTGGCGGCCGCCGCGGTGTACGCTGGTCCGCTCCTGACCAACGAGAAGGTCACGCAGGCCGAGGTCAGCGACGTGGCGCAGGTCAGCGAAGTGACGATTCGGAACCGCTACCACGAACTCCTCGAAGCCTCAGAGAGCGGCGCAGTTCCGGCCTAA
- a CDS encoding DUF211 domain-containing protein: MPPVRRIVADVLKPHAPSLVEFAEQMAEVEGVSAVNATVLENDAETQTIELTAEGDDVSADRLRETIENIGGSLHSIDEVSCGEYTVEKRGPARE, from the coding sequence ATGCCCCCAGTCCGCCGCATCGTGGCCGACGTGTTGAAACCCCACGCGCCGTCGCTGGTCGAGTTCGCCGAACAGATGGCCGAGGTCGAGGGCGTCTCCGCCGTGAACGCGACGGTCCTCGAAAACGACGCGGAGACCCAGACCATCGAGTTGACCGCCGAAGGCGACGACGTATCGGCCGACCGACTCCGAGAGACCATCGAGAACATCGGCGGAAGCCTCCACTCCATCGACGAGGTGTCGTGCGGCGAGTACACAGTCGAAAAGCGCGGCCCCGCACGGGAGTAG
- a CDS encoding iron transporter, producing MQRRDFLRAGAPLGLAGLAGCTGMFETQSSAASQFTTVADRGEEVYYPSHIDGMTMVGMGGMGRYKVGLMYSAPHAFWTITGTDLNLAQVGEDVTAHLMATIWDSETKTVLPTSNVSATILKDGEEVDSRSLWPMLSQNMGYHFGDNVALDGNGTYTAKLSVGAMQARRMGAFRDAFGDQTTLEVEFEHTREKLGGLSYEQLPDKKGTAGALEPMEMKMPIAQVPKPDALPNTIGVGSSGDAKFAAFAPDENPHFVPDGKSYLAVSPRTPYNRYPLPFMSLSAKLVRDGETVFDDILRSALGSEFGYHYGAAVDGIESGDELSVVVDAPPQVARHEGYETAFIEMPEMQMTV from the coding sequence ATGCAACGCCGCGATTTCCTCCGCGCCGGAGCGCCCCTCGGACTCGCGGGCCTCGCCGGATGCACCGGGATGTTCGAGACCCAATCGTCGGCCGCCAGCCAGTTCACCACGGTCGCAGACCGCGGCGAGGAGGTCTACTACCCCTCGCACATCGACGGGATGACGATGGTCGGGATGGGCGGGATGGGCCGGTACAAGGTCGGCCTGATGTACAGCGCGCCCCACGCCTTCTGGACCATCACGGGCACCGACCTGAACTTGGCGCAGGTCGGCGAGGACGTGACGGCCCACCTGATGGCGACGATTTGGGATAGCGAGACGAAGACCGTTCTTCCCACTTCCAACGTCTCGGCGACGATTCTGAAGGACGGCGAGGAGGTCGATTCCCGGTCGCTCTGGCCGATGCTCTCCCAGAACATGGGCTATCACTTCGGCGACAACGTGGCCCTCGACGGGAACGGGACCTACACCGCGAAGCTCTCGGTCGGCGCGATGCAGGCCCGCCGGATGGGCGCGTTCCGGGACGCCTTCGGCGACCAGACCACGCTCGAAGTCGAGTTCGAACACACCCGCGAGAAGTTGGGCGGCCTCTCCTACGAGCAGTTGCCCGACAAGAAGGGCACCGCGGGCGCACTCGAACCGATGGAGATGAAGATGCCCATCGCGCAGGTTCCGAAGCCTGACGCCCTGCCCAACACCATCGGCGTGGGGTCCAGCGGTGACGCCAAATTCGCGGCCTTCGCTCCGGACGAGAACCCCCACTTCGTCCCCGACGGGAAGTCCTACCTCGCGGTCTCTCCCCGGACGCCGTACAACCGGTATCCCCTGCCGTTCATGTCGCTGTCGGCGAAACTGGTCCGGGACGGCGAGACGGTTTTCGACGACATTCTCCGGTCGGCGCTGGGTTCCGAGTTCGGGTACCACTACGGCGCGGCGGTGGACGGGATAGAATCTGGCGACGAACTTTCTGTCGTCGTGGATGCCCCGCCGCAGGTCGCCCGCCACGAGGGCTACGAAACCGCGTTCATCGAGATGCCCGAGATGCAGATGACGGTCTGA
- a CDS encoding DJ-1/PfpI family protein: MPGKQLLMIVGDFGEDYEIMVPFQALQAVGHEVDAVCPEKEAGETVKTAVHDFRGDQTYVESRGHNFQLTASMADVDPAEYDGLVLPGGRAPEYLRTYDEVISAVRHFFEEDKPIAAICHAVQILSAADVIEGRTCAAYSALESDVEDAGGTYYDGVTTDGNLVTGRDWGDHVEWISQFLDVLGTEIQHGESAPAEPAED; the protein is encoded by the coding sequence ATGCCCGGCAAGCAACTCCTGATGATAGTCGGCGACTTCGGCGAGGACTACGAAATCATGGTACCGTTTCAGGCGCTCCAAGCGGTCGGACACGAGGTAGACGCGGTGTGCCCGGAGAAAGAGGCGGGCGAGACGGTCAAGACCGCGGTCCACGATTTCCGAGGAGACCAGACCTACGTCGAGTCTCGGGGCCACAACTTCCAGTTGACCGCTTCCATGGCAGACGTTGACCCGGCCGAGTACGACGGACTGGTCCTGCCCGGCGGCCGCGCCCCGGAGTATCTCCGGACCTACGACGAAGTGATTTCGGCGGTCCGGCACTTCTTCGAGGAAGACAAGCCGATTGCGGCCATCTGTCACGCTGTCCAGATTCTGTCAGCGGCGGACGTAATCGAGGGCCGGACCTGCGCGGCGTACTCGGCGCTGGAGTCCGACGTGGAGGACGCGGGCGGCACCTACTACGACGGGGTGACGACCGACGGGAACCTCGTGACGGGCAGAGACTGGGGCGACCACGTGGAGTGGATTTCCCAGTTCCTCGACGTGCTGGGGACCGAAATTCAGCACGGCGAGAGCGCGCCGGCCGAACCGGCGGAGGACTGA
- a CDS encoding universal stress protein, with the protein MYDRILVPTDGSVAADRAFERALDLAETYDAEMHLVYVVDVSALAGEFDAITIVDRLEEAGEEITQRLRERAEDAGVERVVTAVVEGVPHRTLLDYADDNDADIIVMGTHGRTGLDRYLLGSVTERVVRKADVPVLTVRGDDESAE; encoded by the coding sequence ATGTACGACCGAATCCTCGTGCCGACCGACGGAAGCGTCGCGGCCGACCGCGCTTTCGAGCGGGCGCTGGACCTCGCAGAGACCTACGACGCCGAGATGCACCTCGTCTACGTCGTGGACGTGTCGGCGCTCGCCGGCGAGTTCGATGCCATCACCATCGTTGACCGACTCGAGGAGGCCGGCGAGGAGATAACCCAACGCCTCCGGGAGCGCGCCGAGGACGCCGGCGTCGAGCGCGTCGTGACCGCAGTCGTGGAGGGCGTTCCTCACCGGACGCTCCTCGACTACGCCGACGACAACGACGCGGACATCATCGTGATGGGCACCCACGGTCGGACCGGACTGGACCGCTACCTGCTGGGGAGCGTCACCGAGCGCGTCGTCCGGAAAGCCGACGTGCCGGTCCTGACGGTCCGCGGCGACGACGAGTCCGCGGAATAA
- a CDS encoding arylsulfotransferase family protein: protein MSNESKTRFSRPWLVRAVVFVVIVSLFAPSAVSALTYEPSDTDLQKGTIESPAGGTTVISIQGFKFQGQANGKKPARLVGVGPRGDVQWVHNGGESITWFYDVDPINGSNLLVTGTKHVAGQKDPTVVYEYNPETDEKLWTETFESAHDTHDVDLINGDQLLVANMRNYNPEKEVNEDRIFIYDRGTNEVVWEWQFRNHTDWTKKQGGTYAAEDGSGDDWTHVNDVDKIAEGQYLISPRNFDQVMVINRSTKDIDMRLGSDNNYDVMNEQHNPTYMESDNGTPTILVADSHGDRVVEYAKRGDGDWEQTWQVGSQQSFNWPRDADRLPNGNTLIVDSNNHRVVEVNTEGEVVWEFYAPWAPYDVERMHLGDEAMSADDRPTMADQNAEGEYPITGSAGLTPGTGQKLTFSQWLTAAFAGTPIAEPMGKFATQWSKIAPWVRPVWMGPWDFVGAVAGGLLLVGWILGELLYNRKRISSGVRRRIA from the coding sequence ATGTCGAACGAGTCGAAGACGCGATTCTCGCGGCCGTGGCTGGTACGCGCCGTGGTATTCGTTGTCATCGTATCGCTGTTTGCCCCCTCCGCGGTCTCCGCCCTCACCTACGAACCGAGTGACACCGACCTCCAGAAGGGAACCATCGAGTCGCCCGCCGGCGGAACGACGGTCATCTCGATTCAGGGGTTCAAGTTCCAAGGCCAAGCTAACGGAAAGAAGCCCGCTCGACTCGTCGGTGTCGGTCCTCGCGGCGACGTGCAGTGGGTTCACAACGGAGGAGAGTCGATTACGTGGTTCTACGACGTGGACCCGATAAACGGGAGCAATCTGCTGGTCACCGGGACCAAGCACGTCGCGGGACAGAAGGACCCGACGGTCGTCTACGAGTACAACCCCGAGACCGACGAGAAACTCTGGACCGAGACGTTCGAGAGCGCCCACGACACTCACGACGTTGACCTCATCAACGGCGACCAACTGCTGGTTGCCAACATGCGCAACTACAACCCCGAGAAGGAGGTCAACGAGGACCGCATCTTCATCTACGACCGCGGTACGAACGAAGTCGTCTGGGAATGGCAGTTCCGCAATCACACCGACTGGACCAAAAAGCAGGGCGGCACCTACGCCGCCGAGGACGGCAGTGGCGACGACTGGACTCACGTCAACGACGTGGACAAAATCGCCGAGGGTCAGTATCTCATCTCGCCCCGGAACTTCGACCAAGTGATGGTCATCAATCGCTCCACCAAGGACATCGACATGCGTCTCGGGAGCGACAACAACTACGACGTGATGAACGAACAGCACAACCCGACCTACATGGAGAGCGACAACGGGACGCCCACCATCCTCGTCGCCGACAGTCACGGTGACCGAGTGGTCGAATACGCCAAGCGTGGCGACGGCGACTGGGAACAGACGTGGCAGGTCGGTTCTCAGCAGAGCTTCAACTGGCCCCGCGACGCCGACCGACTCCCGAACGGCAACACCCTCATCGTTGACTCGAACAACCACCGCGTCGTCGAGGTCAACACGGAGGGCGAAGTCGTCTGGGAGTTCTACGCGCCGTGGGCACCCTACGACGTGGAACGGATGCACCTCGGCGACGAAGCGATGTCCGCCGACGACCGACCGACCATGGCCGACCAGAACGCCGAGGGCGAGTACCCCATCACGGGGAGTGCCGGACTCACGCCCGGTACCGGCCAGAAGCTGACCTTCTCGCAGTGGCTCACCGCCGCGTTCGCCGGCACGCCCATCGCCGAACCGATGGGCAAGTTCGCCACCCAGTGGTCGAAAATCGCGCCGTGGGTCCGCCCGGTCTGGATGGGTCCGTGGGACTTCGTGGGCGCAGTCGCCGGTGGTCTCCTGCTGGTCGGGTGGATTCTCGGCGAACTGCTCTACAACCGCAAGCGAATCTCCAGCGGCGTCAGACGCAGAATCGCCTGA
- a CDS encoding methyl-accepting chemotaxis protein — protein sequence MEKLRDEAESANEAESVNETESDSPKTGGDSPETETPASESDDSRGEAGDERRRADDGSDAADTLGGRDSRDDALDIGTGALLDTLPQPAFIIDTGHRVVGWNREMEVLTGIDREEVLGDDDTAKLFRDDRTRTLANAVVENPDSADETFDAERSGRDQRAYEAEQELENADGEVLYVHSTATPIYQQGELQGVVQLLQDNTDIIRRREVMGDLVVEVSTTAQALEEGNLDARVEYADDRDLLDDEVLEIVDAVNAIADATEEMVRGLVSEIDDLSDAATRIADASIEVDERITEQNDSISVITDEMENLSATMEEVAATSDQVASAATEARETAAEGAEASANANDKMDAVVEATGDLVETVEQLANRMEEVDEVVEVIADIAEQTNLLALNANIEAARAGESGDGFAVVADEVKSLANESKENAEEISSQLAEIQEQTRETVGRTKETNQRIEDASDEISAVIDAFDGVHNAVDEAADGITEVADANDEQAASVEEITATVNELDQKADGVERQIGDITEWTAEQRDAVEEMVEYLDELANTDAIESGDRDLNRVEAAENRVDKADSA from the coding sequence ATGGAGAAGCTCCGTGACGAGGCCGAGTCTGCGAACGAGGCCGAGTCCGTGAACGAGACCGAGAGCGATTCACCGAAGACCGGAGGCGACTCACCGGAGACCGAAACGCCGGCGAGCGAAAGCGACGACTCACGAGGAGAAGCGGGCGACGAGCGGCGACGAGCGGACGACGGGAGTGACGCCGCCGACACGCTCGGGGGACGCGATTCCAGAGACGACGCCCTCGACATCGGGACCGGGGCGCTCCTCGATACGCTCCCGCAACCAGCGTTCATCATCGACACCGGACACCGAGTCGTCGGGTGGAACCGGGAGATGGAGGTCCTGACGGGAATCGACCGCGAGGAGGTCCTCGGCGACGACGACACCGCCAAACTCTTTCGGGACGACCGGACCCGGACGCTGGCCAACGCCGTGGTCGAGAACCCCGATTCGGCCGACGAGACGTTCGACGCGGAGCGGTCGGGCCGCGACCAGCGGGCCTACGAGGCCGAGCAGGAACTCGAAAACGCCGACGGCGAGGTCCTGTACGTCCACTCGACCGCGACGCCGATTTACCAGCAGGGGGAACTGCAGGGCGTCGTCCAACTGCTTCAGGACAACACCGACATCATCCGGCGGCGAGAAGTGATGGGCGACCTCGTGGTGGAAGTTAGCACGACGGCGCAGGCGCTGGAGGAGGGCAACCTCGATGCCCGCGTCGAGTACGCCGACGACCGGGACCTCCTTGACGACGAAGTACTGGAAATCGTGGACGCCGTCAACGCCATCGCCGACGCGACCGAGGAGATGGTCAGAGGTCTCGTCTCGGAGATAGACGACCTCTCGGACGCCGCGACTCGCATCGCCGACGCCTCCATCGAGGTGGACGAGCGGATAACCGAGCAAAACGACTCCATCAGCGTCATCACCGACGAGATGGAGAACCTAAGCGCGACCATGGAGGAGGTCGCGGCCACCTCCGACCAAGTGGCCTCGGCGGCGACCGAGGCCCGAGAGACCGCCGCCGAAGGGGCCGAGGCCAGCGCGAACGCGAACGACAAGATGGACGCAGTAGTCGAGGCGACCGGGGACCTCGTGGAGACCGTCGAGCAACTCGCCAACCGGATGGAGGAGGTGGACGAGGTGGTCGAGGTCATCGCCGACATCGCCGAGCAGACCAACCTGCTGGCGCTCAACGCCAACATCGAGGCCGCCCGCGCCGGCGAGAGTGGCGACGGGTTCGCGGTGGTCGCCGACGAGGTGAAAAGTCTGGCCAACGAGAGCAAGGAGAACGCCGAGGAGATTTCGAGCCAACTGGCCGAGATTCAAGAGCAGACCCGCGAGACAGTGGGTCGGACCAAGGAGACCAACCAGCGAATCGAGGACGCCAGCGACGAGATAAGCGCGGTCATCGACGCCTTCGATGGCGTTCACAACGCGGTCGATGAGGCCGCCGACGGCATCACCGAAGTCGCGGACGCCAACGACGAGCAGGCCGCTTCCGTCGAGGAAATCACGGCGACCGTCAACGAACTCGACCAGAAGGCCGACGGCGTGGAACGCCAAATCGGCGACATCACCGAGTGGACCGCCGAACAGCGCGATGCGGTCGAGGAGATGGTCGAGTATCTGGACGAACTGGCGAACACCGACGCCATCGAGTCGGGCGACCGAGACCTGAATCGGGTCGAAGCGGCCGAGAACCGAGTGGACAAAGCAGACTCGGCGTGA